The following are encoded together in the Cololabis saira isolate AMF1-May2022 chromosome 5, fColSai1.1, whole genome shotgun sequence genome:
- the syt18b gene encoding uncharacterized protein syt18b, whose translation MPYHDEEYPGQPLWKSVFLFCCKGVIEGIMVILFFWLLVQVLFTKNLEVHLQILLLVGLIVFCLSLVLGCFLCCRDSQISSGKDKVPVASTAAPAEPVSVTITHNPPQSPPTAGSPQLPVREGMDRDTQEYPSTFSSRVSSEGEFTALPCADPAPPASEPNEQATSYFSLRRLSSPLLAASAYKPIHPTRASLPALPKLGLLTKKHKDVQRRRTVTGDGRSYGERSGLTRSGAATSSTREKPIPLALLNYGSNANCTQLITTNPCLHFTMAFYPEQQILKVTVLNVPEMHQRLEDLTVLGSLPPLHPGPTHASVQSGLGPDADSLALLWTVNSAEQLQTCELKVTLSVPGPPSTPGTALGEVVVECRGRDWTPDHAFHIIKELKPI comes from the exons ATGCCGTACCACGACGAGGAGTACCCAGGCCAGCCTCTCTGGAAGTCCGTGTTTCTCTTCTGCTGTAAGGGCGTCATCGAAGGCATCATGGTAATCCTCTTCTTCTGGCTCCTGGTGCAAGTCCTCTTCACCAAAAATTTAGAAG TTCATCTACAGATACTTCTCCTGGTTGGACTGATCGTCTTCTGTCTGTCTCTGGTCCTGGGGTGTTTTCTGTGCTGCAGAGACAGCCAGATTTCTTCAGGGAAAGACAAAGTTCCTGTTGCATcaacagcagctccagctgaaccTGTGAGTGTGACCATTACTCACAATCCCCCACAATCCCCCCCGACTGCAGGATCTCCGCAGCTACCTGTACGTGAGGGCATGGACAGAGACACACAGGAGTACCCCTCAACATTCAGCAGTCGTGTCTCCTCGGAGGGTGAATTTACAGCTCTGCCTTGTGCTGATCCAGCTCCACCTGCCTCTGAACCCAATGAACAAGCAACATCTTACTTCTCTCTGCGTCGGCTCAGCTCACCGCTGCTGGCAGCGTCTGCATATAAACCCATCCACCCCACTCGCGCTTCCCTGCCTGCATTGCCCAAACTGGGGCTGTTAACCAAAAAGCATAAAGATGTGCAGAGGCGCCGCACCGTGACCGGAGACGGTCGATCGTACGGCGAGCGCAGTGGACTCACCAGATCTGGTGCTGCTACTTCTTCAACGCGTGAAAAACCAATCCCGTTGGCTCTGCTGAACTACGGCTCGAATGCAAACTGCACACAGCTCATCACAACAAACCCCTGCCTCCACTTTACTATGGCCTTCTATCCAGAGCAGCAAATCCTGAAGGTCACCGTCTTAAACGTCCCTGAGATGCACCAGAGACTGGAGGATTTGACTGTGCTGGGCAGTCTGCCACCTCTCCACCCCGGTCCCACACACGCGTCGGTTCAGAGCGGCCTCGGTCCCGACGCCGACAGCCTTGCGCTGCTCTGGACGGTGAACTCTGCGGAGCAGCTCCAGACGTGTGAACTGAAAGTAACTCTATCCGTACCCGGACCACCGAGTACGCCAGGAACCGCTCTGGGTGAAGTGGTGGTCGAATgtagaggaagagactggacaccAGATCATGCATTTCATATCATAAAAGAGCTCAAGCCAATCTaa
- the LOC133444605 gene encoding coiled-coil domain-containing protein 102A-like isoform X3, which translates to MFSPSCRRSSPFSLTDLDMWDTKTRFTAQTSEWCGMGAVSGAGFLSRASTRSAGGVGQRDPGLQRWRSLSHLPPESVGRAWPPPGPELGRAWPPPGPELGAARGPRSFRQTEVVQWLQNAHERLDNELNQLWNRDLEMNYNSTTGRMLDMKTKLSKSMKGLEQEAATFSEIERSPRCDELHETSSFNKESPDEPNGPLAPKSLSRTEESPEDSNKLEKRKVDTELCKLRAALREAEARTASLEEERKKGIHQLQKSAETQKMLLNQIEEMNKKLVQTVQNHSDMQEQLSEANDKISQACLEKAVLSTQALKLEDNIRELKTKLSVALSEKDHLMQEKEELLQRAQVLELQLETTKHESLTDGESHQDQETVLMMEDLRALREVNERLRGEVDMIRQTLDQSQSQLKELTEERITSSRKISALEAQRSQLIREKEELLSKTHLGGGEVPEEPKEKCCSHRDSDDVLQVDVQKLQDQRLHLEAQVREKENMLQLQEEEYGNQDQKRARCIEELQAVASHWTEKWQKVALALKSTQDELEQVKNNSFTHVTESESESESLLRAELDTCKQELEQERRRNQALLQRYQDKGDMLVQALDKETVADWSGSALICEHPSDSQSCQNKSAQVWMQSSEIERLRAKLTEREKELGEIEHAFRSLERLREIEKTEAQIKISALEFELDKSVFKDGKDAGLQADVSSGASLQVQLDESKKRADQLQQEKMLAVQKLQTLRRQLCPVKDEKPSVEGKNDQTNHLVDPEAEERRRMVTEQLKSLFREREGKETGKVDDASSSAQSGAPPLQDWTSTPSAAAADRRNWQYGSGLMPVLEEDEEEEDQAEETHAEP; encoded by the exons CACCAAAACTCGCTTTACAGCCCAG ACCTCAGAATGGTGTGGCATGGGAGCTGTTTCTGGGGCAGGGTTTCTATCCAGAGCCAGCACAAG AAGTGCGGGTGGCGTGGGACAGCGTGACCCTGGACTACAGAGGTGGCGCTCTTTGTCCCATCTCCCGCCTGAGAGCGTTGGACGGGCCTGGCCTCCACCAGGGCCTGAGTTAGGACGGGCCTGGCCTCCACCAGGGCCCGAGTTAGGGGCCGCTCGAGGTCCAAGGAGCTTCAGACAAACAGAAGTAGTTCAATGGTTACAGAATGCTCACGAGAGATTAGACAATGAGTTGAACCAGCTGTGGAACAGAGACCTGGAAATGAACTACAACTCAACTACGGGACGAATGCTTGACATGAAGACAAAG CTATCAAAATCAATGAAGGGTTTAGAGCAGGAAGCAGCCACATTTTCAGAGATTGAAAGGAGCCCTCGATGTGATGAGCTTCATGAGAC GTCAAGTTTCAACAAAGAAAGCCCCGATGAACCAAACGGACCCTTAGCTCCTAAGTCGCTCAGCAGAACAGAGGAGAGTCCAGAAGACTCCAACAAGCTG GAGAAGAGAAAGGTCGACACAGAGCTATGCAAGCTGAGGGCGGCTCTGAGAGAGGCTGAGGCGAGGACTGCATCCCTTGAAGAAGAGCGAAAGAAAGGGATCCATCAACTCCAGAAGTCTGCAGAG ACGCaaaagatgttgctgaatcagATCGAGGAGATGAACAAGAAGCTTGTCCAGACTGTACAGAATCACTCAGACATGCAGGAACAGCTAAGTGAAGCTAACGACAAAATCAGCCAAGCTTGTCTG GAAAAAGCTGTGTTGTCCACACAAGCGCTCAAGTTGGAGGACAATATAAGAGAACTGAAGACCAAACTGAGCGTCGCTTTGTCTGAAAAGGATCACCTGATGCAG GAGAAAGAAGAGCTTCTCCAAAGGGCCCAGGttctggagctgcagctggagacAACCAAACACGAGTCCCTCACTGATGGAGAATCTCACCAGGACCAAGAAACCGTCCTGATGATGGAGGACTTAAGGGCTCTCAGAGAG GTAAATGAGAGGCTGAGAGGAGAAGTTGACATGATCAGGCAGACTCTGGACCAGTCACAAAGTCAGCTAAAGGAGCTAACAGAGGAGAGAATTACAAGCTCCAGAAAGATTTCAGCTCTGGAGGCGCAGCGATCTCAGCTGATCCGAGAGAAAGAGGAGCTGCTGAGTAAAACACATCTAGGTGGAGGTGAGGTGCCAGAAGAGCCAAAGGAAAAGTGCTGCTCCCACAG GGACTCTGATGATGTTCTGCAAGTAGATGTCCAGAAACTACAGGATCAGCGTCTGCACTTGGAGGCTCAGGTCAGGGAGAAGGAGAacatgctgcagctgcaggaggaagagtatggtAATCAAGACCAAAAGAGAGCCCGGTGCATTGAGGAACTGCAAGCTGTGGCCTCACACTGGACTGAGAAGTGGCAAAAGGTGGCTTTGGCTCTGAAATCTACACAAGACGAGCTGGAGCAGGTCAAGAACAACAGCTTCACTCATGTG ACGGAGTCCGAGTCTGAGTCTGAGTCTCTACTGAGGGCTGAGCTTGACACGTGCAAAcaggagctggagcaggagaGGAGAAGGAACCAGGCCCTGCTGCAAAGATATCAGGACAAAG GTGACATGTTGGTCCAGGCTCTGGACAAAGAGACGGTGGCAGA CTGGTCAGGATCTGCGTTGATATGCGAGCATCCATCAGACTCCCAGAGCTGCCAAAACAAATCTGCTCAG GTGTGGATGCAGAGCAGCGAGATTGAAAGATTGAGAGCAAAACTCACAGAAAGGGAGAAAGAACTGGGTGAAAT AGAACATGCTTTCCGAAGTCTTGAAAGACTGAGAGAGATAGAAAAAACCGAGGCTCAAATCAAGATTTCTGCTCTGGAGTTTGAG CTTGACAAAAGTGTGTTCAAAGATGGCAAAGATGCAGGCCTGCAGGCCGATGTCTCCAGCGGTGCTTCACTGCAGGTCCAGCTGGACG AGAGTAAGAAGAGAGCCgaccagctgcagcaggagaaaaTGCTGGCAGTCCAGAAGCTTCAAACACTGAGACGACAGCTTTGCCCG GTTAAAGATGAGAAACCGTCCGTTGAAGGCAAGAATGATCAAACTAACCATCTAGTTGATCCAGAGGCAGAGGAGCGGCGGAGAATGGTCACCGAGCAG TTAAAAAGCCTGTTTAGGGAACgagaaggaaaggaaacagGAAAGGTCGATGACGCATCATCATCAGCTCAGAGTGGAGCCCCCCCACTGCAAGACTGGACTTCCACACCTTCAGCT GCTGCAGCGGACAGAAGAAACTGGCAGTATGGCTCGGGCTTGATGCCGGTgttggaggaggacgaggaggaggaagatcagGCAGAAGAAACTCATGCTGAG CCTTGA
- the LOC133444605 gene encoding coiled-coil domain-containing protein 102A-like isoform X1 codes for MFSPSCRRSSPFSLTDLDMWDTKTRFTAQTSEWCGMGAVSGAGFLSRASTRSAGGVGQRDPGLQRWRSLSHLPPESVGRAWPPPGPELGRAWPPPGPELGAARGPRSFRQTEVVQWLQNAHERLDNELNQLWNRDLEMNYNSTTGRMLDMKTKLSKSMKGLEQEAATFSEIERSPRCDELHETSSFNKESPDEPNGPLAPKSLSRTEESPEDSNKLEKRKVDTELCKLRAALREAEARTASLEEERKKGIHQLQKSAETQKMLLNQIEEMNKKLVQTVQNHSDMQEQLSEANDKISQACLEKAVLSTQALKLEDNIRELKTKLSVALSEKDHLMQEKEELLQRAQVLELQLETTKHESLTDGESHQDQETVLMMEDLRALREVNERLRGEVDMIRQTLDQSQSQLKELTEERITSSRKISALEAQRSQLIREKEELLSKTHLGGGEVPEEPKEKCCSHRDSDDVLQVDVQKLQDQRLHLEAQVREKENMLQLQEEEYGNQDQKRARCIEELQAVASHWTEKWQKVALALKSTQDELEQVKNNSFTHVTESESESESLLRAELDTCKQELEQERRRNQALLQRYQDKGDMLVQALDKETVADWSGSALICEHPSDSQSCQNKSAQVWMQSSEIERLRAKLTEREKELGEIEHAFRSLERLREIEKTEAQIKISALEFELDKSVFKDGKDAGLQADVSSGASLQVQLDESKKRADQLQQEKMLAVQKLQTLRRQLCPVKDEKPSVEGKNDQTNHLVDPEAEERRRMVTEQLKSLFREREGKETGKVDDASSSAQSGAPPLQDWTSTPSAVRAAADRRNWQYGSGLMPVLEEDEEEEDQAEETHAEP; via the exons CACCAAAACTCGCTTTACAGCCCAG ACCTCAGAATGGTGTGGCATGGGAGCTGTTTCTGGGGCAGGGTTTCTATCCAGAGCCAGCACAAG AAGTGCGGGTGGCGTGGGACAGCGTGACCCTGGACTACAGAGGTGGCGCTCTTTGTCCCATCTCCCGCCTGAGAGCGTTGGACGGGCCTGGCCTCCACCAGGGCCTGAGTTAGGACGGGCCTGGCCTCCACCAGGGCCCGAGTTAGGGGCCGCTCGAGGTCCAAGGAGCTTCAGACAAACAGAAGTAGTTCAATGGTTACAGAATGCTCACGAGAGATTAGACAATGAGTTGAACCAGCTGTGGAACAGAGACCTGGAAATGAACTACAACTCAACTACGGGACGAATGCTTGACATGAAGACAAAG CTATCAAAATCAATGAAGGGTTTAGAGCAGGAAGCAGCCACATTTTCAGAGATTGAAAGGAGCCCTCGATGTGATGAGCTTCATGAGAC GTCAAGTTTCAACAAAGAAAGCCCCGATGAACCAAACGGACCCTTAGCTCCTAAGTCGCTCAGCAGAACAGAGGAGAGTCCAGAAGACTCCAACAAGCTG GAGAAGAGAAAGGTCGACACAGAGCTATGCAAGCTGAGGGCGGCTCTGAGAGAGGCTGAGGCGAGGACTGCATCCCTTGAAGAAGAGCGAAAGAAAGGGATCCATCAACTCCAGAAGTCTGCAGAG ACGCaaaagatgttgctgaatcagATCGAGGAGATGAACAAGAAGCTTGTCCAGACTGTACAGAATCACTCAGACATGCAGGAACAGCTAAGTGAAGCTAACGACAAAATCAGCCAAGCTTGTCTG GAAAAAGCTGTGTTGTCCACACAAGCGCTCAAGTTGGAGGACAATATAAGAGAACTGAAGACCAAACTGAGCGTCGCTTTGTCTGAAAAGGATCACCTGATGCAG GAGAAAGAAGAGCTTCTCCAAAGGGCCCAGGttctggagctgcagctggagacAACCAAACACGAGTCCCTCACTGATGGAGAATCTCACCAGGACCAAGAAACCGTCCTGATGATGGAGGACTTAAGGGCTCTCAGAGAG GTAAATGAGAGGCTGAGAGGAGAAGTTGACATGATCAGGCAGACTCTGGACCAGTCACAAAGTCAGCTAAAGGAGCTAACAGAGGAGAGAATTACAAGCTCCAGAAAGATTTCAGCTCTGGAGGCGCAGCGATCTCAGCTGATCCGAGAGAAAGAGGAGCTGCTGAGTAAAACACATCTAGGTGGAGGTGAGGTGCCAGAAGAGCCAAAGGAAAAGTGCTGCTCCCACAG GGACTCTGATGATGTTCTGCAAGTAGATGTCCAGAAACTACAGGATCAGCGTCTGCACTTGGAGGCTCAGGTCAGGGAGAAGGAGAacatgctgcagctgcaggaggaagagtatggtAATCAAGACCAAAAGAGAGCCCGGTGCATTGAGGAACTGCAAGCTGTGGCCTCACACTGGACTGAGAAGTGGCAAAAGGTGGCTTTGGCTCTGAAATCTACACAAGACGAGCTGGAGCAGGTCAAGAACAACAGCTTCACTCATGTG ACGGAGTCCGAGTCTGAGTCTGAGTCTCTACTGAGGGCTGAGCTTGACACGTGCAAAcaggagctggagcaggagaGGAGAAGGAACCAGGCCCTGCTGCAAAGATATCAGGACAAAG GTGACATGTTGGTCCAGGCTCTGGACAAAGAGACGGTGGCAGA CTGGTCAGGATCTGCGTTGATATGCGAGCATCCATCAGACTCCCAGAGCTGCCAAAACAAATCTGCTCAG GTGTGGATGCAGAGCAGCGAGATTGAAAGATTGAGAGCAAAACTCACAGAAAGGGAGAAAGAACTGGGTGAAAT AGAACATGCTTTCCGAAGTCTTGAAAGACTGAGAGAGATAGAAAAAACCGAGGCTCAAATCAAGATTTCTGCTCTGGAGTTTGAG CTTGACAAAAGTGTGTTCAAAGATGGCAAAGATGCAGGCCTGCAGGCCGATGTCTCCAGCGGTGCTTCACTGCAGGTCCAGCTGGACG AGAGTAAGAAGAGAGCCgaccagctgcagcaggagaaaaTGCTGGCAGTCCAGAAGCTTCAAACACTGAGACGACAGCTTTGCCCG GTTAAAGATGAGAAACCGTCCGTTGAAGGCAAGAATGATCAAACTAACCATCTAGTTGATCCAGAGGCAGAGGAGCGGCGGAGAATGGTCACCGAGCAG TTAAAAAGCCTGTTTAGGGAACgagaaggaaaggaaacagGAAAGGTCGATGACGCATCATCATCAGCTCAGAGTGGAGCCCCCCCACTGCAAGACTGGACTTCCACACCTTCAGCTGTGAGA GCTGCAGCGGACAGAAGAAACTGGCAGTATGGCTCGGGCTTGATGCCGGTgttggaggaggacgaggaggaggaagatcagGCAGAAGAAACTCATGCTGAG CCTTGA
- the LOC133444605 gene encoding coiled-coil domain-containing protein 102A-like isoform X2, whose translation MFSPSCRRSSPFSLTDLDMWDTKTRFTAQTSEWCGMGAVSGAGFLSRASTRSAGGVGQRDPGLQRWRSLSHLPPESVGRAWPPPGPELGRAWPPPGPELGAARGPRSFRQTEVVQWLQNAHERLDNELNQLWNRDLEMNYNSTTGRMLDMKTKLSKSMKGLEQEAATFSEIERSPRCDELHETSSFNKESPDEPNGPLAPKSLSRTEESPEDSNKLEKRKVDTELCKLRAALREAEARTASLEEERKKGIHQLQKSAETQKMLLNQIEEMNKKLVQTVQNHSDMQEQLSEANDKISQACLEKAVLSTQALKLEDNIRELKTKLSVALSEKDHLMQEKEELLQRAQVLELQLETTKHESLTDGESHQDQETVLMMEDLRALREVNERLRGEVDMIRQTLDQSQSQLKELTEERITSSRKISALEAQRSQLIREKEELLSKTHLGGGEVPEEPKEKCCSHRDSDDVLQVDVQKLQDQRLHLEAQVREKENMLQLQEEEYGNQDQKRARCIEELQAVASHWTEKWQKVALALKSTQDELEQVKNNSFTHVTESESESESLLRAELDTCKQELEQERRRNQALLQRYQDKGDMLVQALDKETVADWSGSALICEHPSDSQSCQNKSAQVWMQSSEIERLRAKLTEREKELGEIEHAFRSLERLREIEKTEAQIKISALEFELDKSVFKDGKDAGLQADVSSGASLQVQLDESKKRADQLQQEKMLAVQKLQTLRRQLCPVKDEKPSVEGKNDQTNHLVDPEAEERRRMVTEQLKSLFREREGKETGKVDDASSSAQSGAPPLQDWTSTPSAAAADRRNWQYGSGLMPVLEEDEEEEDQAEETHAETSS comes from the exons CACCAAAACTCGCTTTACAGCCCAG ACCTCAGAATGGTGTGGCATGGGAGCTGTTTCTGGGGCAGGGTTTCTATCCAGAGCCAGCACAAG AAGTGCGGGTGGCGTGGGACAGCGTGACCCTGGACTACAGAGGTGGCGCTCTTTGTCCCATCTCCCGCCTGAGAGCGTTGGACGGGCCTGGCCTCCACCAGGGCCTGAGTTAGGACGGGCCTGGCCTCCACCAGGGCCCGAGTTAGGGGCCGCTCGAGGTCCAAGGAGCTTCAGACAAACAGAAGTAGTTCAATGGTTACAGAATGCTCACGAGAGATTAGACAATGAGTTGAACCAGCTGTGGAACAGAGACCTGGAAATGAACTACAACTCAACTACGGGACGAATGCTTGACATGAAGACAAAG CTATCAAAATCAATGAAGGGTTTAGAGCAGGAAGCAGCCACATTTTCAGAGATTGAAAGGAGCCCTCGATGTGATGAGCTTCATGAGAC GTCAAGTTTCAACAAAGAAAGCCCCGATGAACCAAACGGACCCTTAGCTCCTAAGTCGCTCAGCAGAACAGAGGAGAGTCCAGAAGACTCCAACAAGCTG GAGAAGAGAAAGGTCGACACAGAGCTATGCAAGCTGAGGGCGGCTCTGAGAGAGGCTGAGGCGAGGACTGCATCCCTTGAAGAAGAGCGAAAGAAAGGGATCCATCAACTCCAGAAGTCTGCAGAG ACGCaaaagatgttgctgaatcagATCGAGGAGATGAACAAGAAGCTTGTCCAGACTGTACAGAATCACTCAGACATGCAGGAACAGCTAAGTGAAGCTAACGACAAAATCAGCCAAGCTTGTCTG GAAAAAGCTGTGTTGTCCACACAAGCGCTCAAGTTGGAGGACAATATAAGAGAACTGAAGACCAAACTGAGCGTCGCTTTGTCTGAAAAGGATCACCTGATGCAG GAGAAAGAAGAGCTTCTCCAAAGGGCCCAGGttctggagctgcagctggagacAACCAAACACGAGTCCCTCACTGATGGAGAATCTCACCAGGACCAAGAAACCGTCCTGATGATGGAGGACTTAAGGGCTCTCAGAGAG GTAAATGAGAGGCTGAGAGGAGAAGTTGACATGATCAGGCAGACTCTGGACCAGTCACAAAGTCAGCTAAAGGAGCTAACAGAGGAGAGAATTACAAGCTCCAGAAAGATTTCAGCTCTGGAGGCGCAGCGATCTCAGCTGATCCGAGAGAAAGAGGAGCTGCTGAGTAAAACACATCTAGGTGGAGGTGAGGTGCCAGAAGAGCCAAAGGAAAAGTGCTGCTCCCACAG GGACTCTGATGATGTTCTGCAAGTAGATGTCCAGAAACTACAGGATCAGCGTCTGCACTTGGAGGCTCAGGTCAGGGAGAAGGAGAacatgctgcagctgcaggaggaagagtatggtAATCAAGACCAAAAGAGAGCCCGGTGCATTGAGGAACTGCAAGCTGTGGCCTCACACTGGACTGAGAAGTGGCAAAAGGTGGCTTTGGCTCTGAAATCTACACAAGACGAGCTGGAGCAGGTCAAGAACAACAGCTTCACTCATGTG ACGGAGTCCGAGTCTGAGTCTGAGTCTCTACTGAGGGCTGAGCTTGACACGTGCAAAcaggagctggagcaggagaGGAGAAGGAACCAGGCCCTGCTGCAAAGATATCAGGACAAAG GTGACATGTTGGTCCAGGCTCTGGACAAAGAGACGGTGGCAGA CTGGTCAGGATCTGCGTTGATATGCGAGCATCCATCAGACTCCCAGAGCTGCCAAAACAAATCTGCTCAG GTGTGGATGCAGAGCAGCGAGATTGAAAGATTGAGAGCAAAACTCACAGAAAGGGAGAAAGAACTGGGTGAAAT AGAACATGCTTTCCGAAGTCTTGAAAGACTGAGAGAGATAGAAAAAACCGAGGCTCAAATCAAGATTTCTGCTCTGGAGTTTGAG CTTGACAAAAGTGTGTTCAAAGATGGCAAAGATGCAGGCCTGCAGGCCGATGTCTCCAGCGGTGCTTCACTGCAGGTCCAGCTGGACG AGAGTAAGAAGAGAGCCgaccagctgcagcaggagaaaaTGCTGGCAGTCCAGAAGCTTCAAACACTGAGACGACAGCTTTGCCCG GTTAAAGATGAGAAACCGTCCGTTGAAGGCAAGAATGATCAAACTAACCATCTAGTTGATCCAGAGGCAGAGGAGCGGCGGAGAATGGTCACCGAGCAG TTAAAAAGCCTGTTTAGGGAACgagaaggaaaggaaacagGAAAGGTCGATGACGCATCATCATCAGCTCAGAGTGGAGCCCCCCCACTGCAAGACTGGACTTCCACACCTTCAGCT GCTGCAGCGGACAGAAGAAACTGGCAGTATGGCTCGGGCTTGATGCCGGTgttggaggaggacgaggaggaggaagatcagGCAGAAGAAACTCATGCTGAG ACGTCATCATGA